A single Antechinus flavipes isolate AdamAnt ecotype Samford, QLD, Australia chromosome 5, AdamAnt_v2, whole genome shotgun sequence DNA region contains:
- the TRABD gene encoding traB domain-containing protein: MQEEQPQEAAEEPAPSAAASECDPGVLSSDSQNLSDVDAFKILLEMKMKKRQKQPSLPGTVTELVTEEGSKVYVVGTAHFSDDSKRDVVKTIQEVQPDVVVVELCQYRVSMLKMDEKTLLKEAKEINLEKLQQAVKQNGVMSGLMQMLLLKVSAHITEQLGMAPGGEFREAFKEASKVPFCKFHLGDRPIPVTFKRAIAALSFWQKVKLAWGLCFLSDPISKDDVEKCKQKDLLEQMMAEMIGEFPDLHRTIVSERDIYLTYMLRQAAKRLELPRASEAEPRKSIPSVVVGVVGMGHVPGIEKNWSTDLNIQEIMSVPPPSISSKVSRFVVKASFFGLMCYGFYRVGKRTVSVLLSMTAAQSCLQRLAEIRPQK, encoded by the exons ATGCAGGAGGAACAGCCCCAGGAA GCTGCGGAGGAGCCGGCCCCTTCGGCGGCGGCCTCGGAATGTGACCCTGGGGTGCTCTCCAGCGACTCCCAGAATCTCT CTGATGTGGATGCTTTTAAGATCCTTCTGGAgatgaaaatgaagaagagacAAAAGCAGCCCAGTCTTCCAGGTACTGTCACAGAATTGGTCACAGAAGAAGGAAGTAAGGTGTACGTGGTTGGCACGGCCCACTTCAGTGATGACAGCAAGCGGGACGTAGTGAAG ACCATCCAGGAGGTGCAGCCTGATGTGGTGGTGGTGGAGCTCTGCCAGTACAGGGTGTCCATGCTGAAGATGGACGAGAAGACGCTGCTGAAGGAGGCTAAGGAGATCAACCTCGAAAAGCTCCAGCAAGCTGTCAAGCAG AACGGAGTCATGTCGGGCCTGATGCAGATGCTCCTCCTGAAGGTCTCGGCGCATATCACGGAGCAGCTGGGGATGGCCCCGGGGGGCGAGTTCAGAGAGGCTTTCAAAGAG GCCAGTAAGGTACCTTTCTGCAAGTTCCACCTCGGGGACAGGCCTATCCCGGTGACCTTCAAGAGAGCCATTGCAGCCCTTTCCTTCTGGCAGAAAGTGAAGCTGGCCTGGGGCCTGTGCTTCCTCTCTGACCCCATCAG CAAGGACGACGTAGAGAAGTGCAAGCAGAAGGACTTGCTGGAGCAAATGATGGCAGAGATGATCGGCGAGTTTCCCGACCTCCACCGGACCATCGTCTCGGAAAGAGACATCTACCTGACGTACATGCTGCGCCAGGCCGCCAAGCGGCTGGAGCTCCCCCGCGCTTCCGAAG CTGAGCCCAGGAAAAGCATCCCTTCTGTGGTGGTCGGAGTGGTGGGAATGGGCCACGTCCCTGGCATCGAGAAGAACTGGAGCACGGACTTAAACATCCAGGAGATTATGAG CGTCCCTCCCCCGTCCATCTCTAGCAAAGTGTCCAGATTTGTCGTGAAAGCTTCCTTCTTTGGATTGATGTGCTACGGCTTCTACCGGGTGGGAAAACGGACGGTCAGCGTACTCCTTTCCATGACAGCCGCGCAGTCGTGTCTCCAGAGGCTGGCTGAGATCAGACCTCAGAAATAA
- the LOC127538777 gene encoding tetraspanin-7-like: MALLKLSVLAFSFVFGAAGLTMLTLGLWAEMALGRYLVLSARGAPSAPSLLLAAGAAGLLWGGLAGGGAASGHRGLLRASAAIQLTALGAGLAAGLSGLCYRSELAQGFRAGLWQALWGYGAGGRGDASLDALQRGLGCCGVDTYRDWLDSPWARSPRAPGNGSLPPSCCQGQADCQEGARAVASDGCFSKASDFVADNMDFIVVAALGLGALQVVGVVLACLLAARMAPGTQASVETPKRRSLKTPIPDVPAAPLEP, from the coding sequence ATGGCGCTCTTGAAGCTCTCCGTGCTGGCATTCAGCTTCGTGTTCGGGGCGGCCGGCCTAACGATGCTGACCCTCGGGCTGTGGGCCGAGATGGCTCTGGGAAGGTACCTGGTCCTGTCCGCCCGAGGGGCCCCCAGCGCCCCCTCCCTCCTGCTCGCCGCGGGGGCCGCCGGGCTGCTCTGGGGGGGTCTGGCTGGCGGCGGGGCGGCCAGCGGGCACCGGGGCCTGCTCCGGGCATCTGCAGCCATCCAGCTGACCGCCCTGGGAGCCGGCCTGGCTGCCGGCCTCTCGGGACTGTGCTACCGGAGCGAGCTGGCCCAGGGCTTCCGGGCAGGCCTGTGGCAGGCGCTGTGGGGCTACGGGGCCGGAGGGAGGGGAGATGCCAGCTTGGACGCCCTGCAGCGGGGCCTGGGCTGCTGCGGGGTGGACACTTATCGCGACTGGCTGGACTCCCCCTGGGCCCGAAGCCCCCGGGCCCCGGGGAATGGCTCTCTGCCCCCCAGCTGCTGCCAAGGCCAGGCTGACTGCCAGGAGGGGGCCAGGGCCGTGGCTTCCGATGGCTGCTTCTCCAAAGCCAGCGACTTTGTGGCCGACAACATGGACTTCATCGTGGTGGCGGCGCTGGGCCTGGGGGCCCTGCAGGTGGTAGGAGTCGTGCTGGCCTGCCTCCTGGCTGCCCGAATGGCCCCTGGCACCCAGGCCTCTGTGGAGACCCCAAAGAGACGGTCCCTGAAGACCCCGATCCCCGACGTCCCCGCTGCCCCCCTGGAGCCCTGa